The window AGTGATGGTTACCCGAGGACACTCAGGGCCATGGCCCAAAAGATGGGCATGGAAGAACCGGTGATCGTAAGTCAGGGTGGATATGGCCTGGCGGAAAGTATCGACCGAGACTTCAGTTATTATAGTGATACGGTGAAGAATGCCCGCAAGGAATATCGTGGCCCCTCTCTGGCCCATCCCCTTTATCCCATTGATACCAGCCTGCTGGCCGCCTATCGCTTTAATGCGGAAAATTATAAGCTGCTTTGTGAGTTTGACAATACCGGGAAATGCCTGGATATCCAGTTGAATGATCCTGCCAATTATGTCCGTTACCACCTGGTTAGCCTGATGGAAAAGATGAGGAAGGATGATATCCGGCAGCCCCTCAATACCCTTATCCTGGGATGTACGCATTATCCTTACATGAAGGATACCATCAGCAATGTCCTGAAGGAATTGTACAATTTCCAGGCCGGCAACCAGTACCCTTACCGTAAATACCTGGCCGACCATGTTGAATTGATCGACCCGGGAGTGGAAACGGCAAAGGAGGCCTATATAGCCATGCGCAAACAAAAATTGGAAGTGGGGGGCAAACCTGTAAGTTCAAATGAGTTCTTTATCAGCGTTCCCAATACGGGATTGAAGGAAGTGGAATTGCAGCCCGATGGCTGGTTTACCTATGCCTATAAGTATGGCCGCAATGCGGGTGAAGGAAAGGAGTATGTCAGGTATGTACGCTTTGATAAAGTGAACATAGCGGAAGAAACCTATCAGCGGTTCCGCCAGACCTTGCCGGATGTGTACAAGCGCATACAATCAACGCTTAAATAAATTGGTCAAGTCCGGAATTTTTCTTCCAAAGCTCAACGCAATTGATATGCATAAATGGCTGGGATTAACTGCAATTACCATGATGTTCCTGAATAGCTCCTGTGACCAGCAGGGGAGTAAGCCAACTGACCTGAGGTCAGGTGTGGAGGCCGTATTGAAAAGTGACAGTGCCATATTTGGCTTGGCATTCAAAGACCTCAGCACGGGTGAAACCCTTTTCATCAATGAGAAGGAATCCTTTCATGCTGCCAGTACCATGAAGACGCCTGTGATGATAGAAGTATATAAGCAGGCGGCAAAGGGGATATTCTCGCTTAACGACTCAATAGAAGTAAAGAACAGTTTCAGCAGCATAGTGGATAGCAGTCCCTATTCCCTTGATTCAACCGATGACAGTGAGAAAGAATTATACAAGGTGCTTGGATCCAAAAGGACCATCTATCAGCTGACATA is drawn from Flavihumibacter rivuli and contains these coding sequences:
- a CDS encoding glutamate racemase, which encodes MRISIVLVLAFLCQAAAAQQASIKKKLPIGVFDSGTGGLTILEAIVTLDAFNNETGKPGSDGQQDFERESFQYLADQANMPYGNYAAANKTALLKEHILKNVDFFLQDKYDTRQENSFGKDGKPSVKMVVIACNTATAYAITDIKEYVANRNASMPVIGVIDAGVKAALEYQQSHPKGAIGVFATAGTVASDGYPRTLRAMAQKMGMEEPVIVSQGGYGLAESIDRDFSYYSDTVKNARKEYRGPSLAHPLYPIDTSLLAAYRFNAENYKLLCEFDNTGKCLDIQLNDPANYVRYHLVSLMEKMRKDDIRQPLNTLILGCTHYPYMKDTISNVLKELYNFQAGNQYPYRKYLADHVELIDPGVETAKEAYIAMRKQKLEVGGKPVSSNEFFISVPNTGLKEVELQPDGWFTYAYKYGRNAGEGKEYVRYVRFDKVNIAEETYQRFRQTLPDVYKRIQSTLK